Proteins from one Cyclopterus lumpus isolate fCycLum1 chromosome 11, fCycLum1.pri, whole genome shotgun sequence genomic window:
- the LOC117738918 gene encoding MAP7 domain-containing protein 1-like isoform X1, translated as METMDYKDLGHNFEEKLTLTDKSLPLQTGPLSIQNGDKTLGKDTPTSDDSAVTDLSPKTDSNPITETPTKTDASSKTDVGPCTPGSSASPHPKKDSVSSEQRQKLAKERREERARYIEQQTQLQAVKKTQWLEKEEKARRLRESQLEDRRRKLEEQRLKTEKRRAVLEEKQRQKLEKNKERYESAIKRSTKKTWTEIRQQRWSWAGGLNQTSRRESRCSASTVNLPRQVDPVINNRLSKSSATLWNSPNRTRSLRLSPWESRIVERLMTPTLSFLARSRSAATLLNNSDSHSHHCSRSVSASPLNASSHHHPHQNAERWRVSSASTPDITQRQRRRNSTPVDKKKKEKKDKERENEKEKNALTKDKVPKKRQLTSPATTTQRSRLETSTPKPRNRPPSPAAPKSRPLSPLVLAAASKTATGKKTSPSGTKTRPKRAQTPVRVQPQTVAAVAVETRPEPQQPDAPEEKKNSGGVPAIVVSSAPVPPPVLSPAVASGATPAAPNGEPAASAASPAAVKSAPSDAPAAAAAAAAPSTTGRPSAGTNNPEEAARVLTEKRRQAREQRDREEQERLEQEQRNRILREEAMVREAEETKRRKEEAQFMAEQQRLRDEAQQAEEEKEAQERAVAEQEENEKLQKQREEAEAKAREEAERQRLEREKHFQKEEQERLERKKRLDEIMKRTRKSDAGEKKEVKASPQVNGKDTESSTAAGSPQGPGAAVSGPVVNGVQPAAHQNGVSANGQAADFEEILQLNSGGSPAPPQSGLVGEPFLMKTGPMKPQHVAGAVKRHRMRL; from the exons CTCTTCCTCTGCAGACGGGGCCGCTGTCCATCCAGAATGGGGACAAGACTTTGGGAAAGGACACTCCGACCTCAGACGACTCAGCCGTCACAGACCTCTCCCCCAAAACAGACTCCAACCCCATAACAGAGACCCCCACCAAGACAGATGCCTCCTCCAAGACGGATGTGGGGCCCTGCACCCCGGGCAGCAGCGCCAGCCCTCACCCCAAAAAAG ATTCGGTGAGCTCAGAGCAACGACAGAAACTTGccaaggagaggagggaggaaagagccAGATACATCG AACAGCAAACTCAGCTGCAAG CAGTGAAGAAGACGCAGtggctggagaaggaggagaaggccCGACGTCTGAGGGAGAGCCAGCTGGAAGATcgcaggaggaagctggaggaacAGAGGCTGAAGACTGAGAAACGCCGAGCTGTGCTGGAGGAAAAGCAGAGGCAGAAACTGGAAAAGAACAAG GAGAGGTATGAGTCAGCGATCAAGAGGTCGACAAAGAAGACGTGGACCGAGATCCGCCAGCAGAGGTGGTCCTGGGCGGGCGGACTCAACCAGACCTCCCGCAGAGAAA GCAGATGCTCGGCCTCCACGGTCAACTTGCCGAGACAGGTGGACCCTGTCATTAACAACAGGCTGTCCAAATCCTCTGCCACGCTCTGGAACTCCCCCAACAGAA CCCGCAGCCTGCGTCTGAGCCCCTGGGAGAGCCGCATCGTGGAGCGGCTCATGACGCCCACTCTGTCCTTCCTGGCCCGCAGTCGCAGCGCCGCCACCCTCCTCAACAACAGCGACTCCC ACTCTCACCACTGCTCCCGTTCAGTCTCCGCCAGCCCGCTGAACGCCTCCTCCCATCACCACCCGCACCAGAACGCCGAGCGCTGGAGGGTCTCCTCCGCCAGCACGCCGGACATCACCCAGCGCCAACGCCGGCGGAATTCCACACCG gtggacaaaaagaagaaagagaagaaagacaaggagagggagaatgaaaaagagaagaacGCGCTCACAAAAGACAAAGTGCCAAAGAAGAGACAGCTGACATCACCCGCCACCACGACCCAGAGATCCAGGCTAGAGACCAG CACCCCGAAGCCCAGAAACAGACCTCCGTCACCGGCCGCCCCCAAAAGTCGGCCCCTGTCCCCCCTGGTGTTGGCGGCGGCCTCCAAGACCGCGACGGGCAAGAAGACGTCTCCCTCCGGCACCAAGACCCGGCCCAAACGAGCCCAGACGCCCGTCAGGGTTCAGCCCCAGACGGTCGCCGCGGTCGCTGTGGAAACGCGCCCCGAACCCCAGCAGCCCGACGCgccagaggagaaaaaga ACTCTGGTGGCGTTCCTGCCATCGTGGTGTCCTCTGCACCGGTTCCACCTCCTGTGCTCAGCCCGGCGGTGGCATCAGGGGCCACTCCAGCTGCTCCAAACGGAGAGCCGGCGGCCTCAGCTGCTTCTCCCGCCGCCGTGAAGTCTGCTCCTTCTGATGcacccgccgccgccgccgccgccgctgctccCTCCACCACCGGCAGGCCGTCAGCAGGCACCAACAACCCAGAGGAGGCAGCTCGCGTCCTGACAGAGAAACGCAGGCAAGCCCGGGAGcagcgagacagagaggagcaggagcgtCTGGAGCAGGAGCAAAGGAACAG GATCCTCCGGGAGGAGGCGATGGTCCGGGAGGCGGAGGAGACAAAgcgcaggaaggaggaggcccAATTCATGGCCGAACAGCAGCGTCTCCGGGACGAAGCCCAGCaagctgaggaggagaaggaggcgcaGGAGAGAGCCGTGGCCGAGCAGGAGGAGAACGAGAAGCTGCAGAAACAG AGGGAGGAGGCTGAAGCCAAAGCTCGCGAGGAGGCCGAGCGTCAGCGcctggagagggagaaacacttccagaaagaggagcaggagcgcctggagaggaagaag CGCCTTGATGAGATCATGAAGAGGACCCGGAAGAGCGACGCCGGAGAAAAG AAGGAGGTCAAAGCTTCTCCACAGGTCAACGGCAAGGACACGGAGTCCAGTACGG CGGCCGGAAGCCCGCAGGGTCCCGGCGCCGCCGTGTCTGGCCCCGTCGTGAACGGCGTGCAGCCCGCCGCTCACCAGAACGGCGTCTCGGCCAACGGACAGGCGGCCGACTTCGAAGAGATCCTCCAGCTGAACAGCGGCGGGAGCCCGGCGCCGCCTCAGAGCGGGCTGGTCGGGGAGCCCTTCCTGATGAAGACGGGCCCCATGAAGCCTCAGCATGTCGCAGGTGCAGTGAAGAGACACCGGATGAGACTGTGA
- the LOC117738918 gene encoding MAP7 domain-containing protein 1-like isoform X2, which translates to METMDYKDLGHNFEEKLTLTDKSLPLQTGPLSIQNGDKTLGKDTPTSDDSAVTDLSPKTDSNPITETPTKTDASSKTDVGPCTPGSSASPHPKKDSVSSEQRQKLAKERREERARYIAVKKTQWLEKEEKARRLRESQLEDRRRKLEEQRLKTEKRRAVLEEKQRQKLEKNKERYESAIKRSTKKTWTEIRQQRWSWAGGLNQTSRRESRCSASTVNLPRQVDPVINNRLSKSSATLWNSPNRTRSLRLSPWESRIVERLMTPTLSFLARSRSAATLLNNSDSHSHHCSRSVSASPLNASSHHHPHQNAERWRVSSASTPDITQRQRRRNSTPVDKKKKEKKDKERENEKEKNALTKDKVPKKRQLTSPATTTQRSRLETSTPKPRNRPPSPAAPKSRPLSPLVLAAASKTATGKKTSPSGTKTRPKRAQTPVRVQPQTVAAVAVETRPEPQQPDAPEEKKNSGGVPAIVVSSAPVPPPVLSPAVASGATPAAPNGEPAASAASPAAVKSAPSDAPAAAAAAAAPSTTGRPSAGTNNPEEAARVLTEKRRQAREQRDREEQERLEQEQRNRILREEAMVREAEETKRRKEEAQFMAEQQRLRDEAQQAEEEKEAQERAVAEQEENEKLQKQREEAEAKAREEAERQRLEREKHFQKEEQERLERKKRLDEIMKRTRKSDAGEKKEVKASPQVNGKDTESSTAAGSPQGPGAAVSGPVVNGVQPAAHQNGVSANGQAADFEEILQLNSGGSPAPPQSGLVGEPFLMKTGPMKPQHVAGAVKRHRMRL; encoded by the exons CTCTTCCTCTGCAGACGGGGCCGCTGTCCATCCAGAATGGGGACAAGACTTTGGGAAAGGACACTCCGACCTCAGACGACTCAGCCGTCACAGACCTCTCCCCCAAAACAGACTCCAACCCCATAACAGAGACCCCCACCAAGACAGATGCCTCCTCCAAGACGGATGTGGGGCCCTGCACCCCGGGCAGCAGCGCCAGCCCTCACCCCAAAAAAG ATTCGGTGAGCTCAGAGCAACGACAGAAACTTGccaaggagaggagggaggaaagagccAGATACATCG CAGTGAAGAAGACGCAGtggctggagaaggaggagaaggccCGACGTCTGAGGGAGAGCCAGCTGGAAGATcgcaggaggaagctggaggaacAGAGGCTGAAGACTGAGAAACGCCGAGCTGTGCTGGAGGAAAAGCAGAGGCAGAAACTGGAAAAGAACAAG GAGAGGTATGAGTCAGCGATCAAGAGGTCGACAAAGAAGACGTGGACCGAGATCCGCCAGCAGAGGTGGTCCTGGGCGGGCGGACTCAACCAGACCTCCCGCAGAGAAA GCAGATGCTCGGCCTCCACGGTCAACTTGCCGAGACAGGTGGACCCTGTCATTAACAACAGGCTGTCCAAATCCTCTGCCACGCTCTGGAACTCCCCCAACAGAA CCCGCAGCCTGCGTCTGAGCCCCTGGGAGAGCCGCATCGTGGAGCGGCTCATGACGCCCACTCTGTCCTTCCTGGCCCGCAGTCGCAGCGCCGCCACCCTCCTCAACAACAGCGACTCCC ACTCTCACCACTGCTCCCGTTCAGTCTCCGCCAGCCCGCTGAACGCCTCCTCCCATCACCACCCGCACCAGAACGCCGAGCGCTGGAGGGTCTCCTCCGCCAGCACGCCGGACATCACCCAGCGCCAACGCCGGCGGAATTCCACACCG gtggacaaaaagaagaaagagaagaaagacaaggagagggagaatgaaaaagagaagaacGCGCTCACAAAAGACAAAGTGCCAAAGAAGAGACAGCTGACATCACCCGCCACCACGACCCAGAGATCCAGGCTAGAGACCAG CACCCCGAAGCCCAGAAACAGACCTCCGTCACCGGCCGCCCCCAAAAGTCGGCCCCTGTCCCCCCTGGTGTTGGCGGCGGCCTCCAAGACCGCGACGGGCAAGAAGACGTCTCCCTCCGGCACCAAGACCCGGCCCAAACGAGCCCAGACGCCCGTCAGGGTTCAGCCCCAGACGGTCGCCGCGGTCGCTGTGGAAACGCGCCCCGAACCCCAGCAGCCCGACGCgccagaggagaaaaaga ACTCTGGTGGCGTTCCTGCCATCGTGGTGTCCTCTGCACCGGTTCCACCTCCTGTGCTCAGCCCGGCGGTGGCATCAGGGGCCACTCCAGCTGCTCCAAACGGAGAGCCGGCGGCCTCAGCTGCTTCTCCCGCCGCCGTGAAGTCTGCTCCTTCTGATGcacccgccgccgccgccgccgccgctgctccCTCCACCACCGGCAGGCCGTCAGCAGGCACCAACAACCCAGAGGAGGCAGCTCGCGTCCTGACAGAGAAACGCAGGCAAGCCCGGGAGcagcgagacagagaggagcaggagcgtCTGGAGCAGGAGCAAAGGAACAG GATCCTCCGGGAGGAGGCGATGGTCCGGGAGGCGGAGGAGACAAAgcgcaggaaggaggaggcccAATTCATGGCCGAACAGCAGCGTCTCCGGGACGAAGCCCAGCaagctgaggaggagaaggaggcgcaGGAGAGAGCCGTGGCCGAGCAGGAGGAGAACGAGAAGCTGCAGAAACAG AGGGAGGAGGCTGAAGCCAAAGCTCGCGAGGAGGCCGAGCGTCAGCGcctggagagggagaaacacttccagaaagaggagcaggagcgcctggagaggaagaag CGCCTTGATGAGATCATGAAGAGGACCCGGAAGAGCGACGCCGGAGAAAAG AAGGAGGTCAAAGCTTCTCCACAGGTCAACGGCAAGGACACGGAGTCCAGTACGG CGGCCGGAAGCCCGCAGGGTCCCGGCGCCGCCGTGTCTGGCCCCGTCGTGAACGGCGTGCAGCCCGCCGCTCACCAGAACGGCGTCTCGGCCAACGGACAGGCGGCCGACTTCGAAGAGATCCTCCAGCTGAACAGCGGCGGGAGCCCGGCGCCGCCTCAGAGCGGGCTGGTCGGGGAGCCCTTCCTGATGAAGACGGGCCCCATGAAGCCTCAGCATGTCGCAGGTGCAGTGAAGAGACACCGGATGAGACTGTGA
- the LOC117738918 gene encoding MAP7 domain-containing protein 1-like isoform X6, with protein sequence METMDYKDLGHNFEEKLTLTDKSLPLQTGPLSIQNGDKTLGKDTPTSDDSAVTDLSPKTDSNPITETPTKTDASSKTDVGPCTPGSSASPHPKKDSVSSEQRQKLAKERREERARYIEQQTQLQAVKKTQWLEKEEKARRLRESQLEDRRRKLEEQRLKTEKRRAVLEEKQRQKLEKNKERYESAIKRSTKKTWTEIRQQRWSWAGGLNQTSRRETRSLRLSPWESRIVERLMTPTLSFLARSRSAATLLNNSDSHSHHCSRSVSASPLNASSHHHPHQNAERWRVSSASTPDITQRQRRRNSTPVDKKKKEKKDKERENEKEKNALTKDKVPKKRQLTSPATTTQRSRLETSTPKPRNRPPSPAAPKSRPLSPLVLAAASKTATGKKTSPSGTKTRPKRAQTPVRVQPQTVAAVAVETRPEPQQPDAPEEKKNSGGVPAIVVSSAPVPPPVLSPAVASGATPAAPNGEPAASAASPAAVKSAPSDAPAAAAAAAAPSTTGRPSAGTNNPEEAARVLTEKRRQAREQRDREEQERLEQEQRNRILREEAMVREAEETKRRKEEAQFMAEQQRLRDEAQQAEEEKEAQERAVAEQEENEKLQKQREEAEAKAREEAERQRLEREKHFQKEEQERLERKKRLDEIMKRTRKSDAGEKKEVKASPQVNGKDTESSTAAGSPQGPGAAVSGPVVNGVQPAAHQNGVSANGQAADFEEILQLNSGGSPAPPQSGLVGEPFLMKTGPMKPQHVAGAVKRHRMRL encoded by the exons CTCTTCCTCTGCAGACGGGGCCGCTGTCCATCCAGAATGGGGACAAGACTTTGGGAAAGGACACTCCGACCTCAGACGACTCAGCCGTCACAGACCTCTCCCCCAAAACAGACTCCAACCCCATAACAGAGACCCCCACCAAGACAGATGCCTCCTCCAAGACGGATGTGGGGCCCTGCACCCCGGGCAGCAGCGCCAGCCCTCACCCCAAAAAAG ATTCGGTGAGCTCAGAGCAACGACAGAAACTTGccaaggagaggagggaggaaagagccAGATACATCG AACAGCAAACTCAGCTGCAAG CAGTGAAGAAGACGCAGtggctggagaaggaggagaaggccCGACGTCTGAGGGAGAGCCAGCTGGAAGATcgcaggaggaagctggaggaacAGAGGCTGAAGACTGAGAAACGCCGAGCTGTGCTGGAGGAAAAGCAGAGGCAGAAACTGGAAAAGAACAAG GAGAGGTATGAGTCAGCGATCAAGAGGTCGACAAAGAAGACGTGGACCGAGATCCGCCAGCAGAGGTGGTCCTGGGCGGGCGGACTCAACCAGACCTCCCGCAGAGAAA CCCGCAGCCTGCGTCTGAGCCCCTGGGAGAGCCGCATCGTGGAGCGGCTCATGACGCCCACTCTGTCCTTCCTGGCCCGCAGTCGCAGCGCCGCCACCCTCCTCAACAACAGCGACTCCC ACTCTCACCACTGCTCCCGTTCAGTCTCCGCCAGCCCGCTGAACGCCTCCTCCCATCACCACCCGCACCAGAACGCCGAGCGCTGGAGGGTCTCCTCCGCCAGCACGCCGGACATCACCCAGCGCCAACGCCGGCGGAATTCCACACCG gtggacaaaaagaagaaagagaagaaagacaaggagagggagaatgaaaaagagaagaacGCGCTCACAAAAGACAAAGTGCCAAAGAAGAGACAGCTGACATCACCCGCCACCACGACCCAGAGATCCAGGCTAGAGACCAG CACCCCGAAGCCCAGAAACAGACCTCCGTCACCGGCCGCCCCCAAAAGTCGGCCCCTGTCCCCCCTGGTGTTGGCGGCGGCCTCCAAGACCGCGACGGGCAAGAAGACGTCTCCCTCCGGCACCAAGACCCGGCCCAAACGAGCCCAGACGCCCGTCAGGGTTCAGCCCCAGACGGTCGCCGCGGTCGCTGTGGAAACGCGCCCCGAACCCCAGCAGCCCGACGCgccagaggagaaaaaga ACTCTGGTGGCGTTCCTGCCATCGTGGTGTCCTCTGCACCGGTTCCACCTCCTGTGCTCAGCCCGGCGGTGGCATCAGGGGCCACTCCAGCTGCTCCAAACGGAGAGCCGGCGGCCTCAGCTGCTTCTCCCGCCGCCGTGAAGTCTGCTCCTTCTGATGcacccgccgccgccgccgccgccgctgctccCTCCACCACCGGCAGGCCGTCAGCAGGCACCAACAACCCAGAGGAGGCAGCTCGCGTCCTGACAGAGAAACGCAGGCAAGCCCGGGAGcagcgagacagagaggagcaggagcgtCTGGAGCAGGAGCAAAGGAACAG GATCCTCCGGGAGGAGGCGATGGTCCGGGAGGCGGAGGAGACAAAgcgcaggaaggaggaggcccAATTCATGGCCGAACAGCAGCGTCTCCGGGACGAAGCCCAGCaagctgaggaggagaaggaggcgcaGGAGAGAGCCGTGGCCGAGCAGGAGGAGAACGAGAAGCTGCAGAAACAG AGGGAGGAGGCTGAAGCCAAAGCTCGCGAGGAGGCCGAGCGTCAGCGcctggagagggagaaacacttccagaaagaggagcaggagcgcctggagaggaagaag CGCCTTGATGAGATCATGAAGAGGACCCGGAAGAGCGACGCCGGAGAAAAG AAGGAGGTCAAAGCTTCTCCACAGGTCAACGGCAAGGACACGGAGTCCAGTACGG CGGCCGGAAGCCCGCAGGGTCCCGGCGCCGCCGTGTCTGGCCCCGTCGTGAACGGCGTGCAGCCCGCCGCTCACCAGAACGGCGTCTCGGCCAACGGACAGGCGGCCGACTTCGAAGAGATCCTCCAGCTGAACAGCGGCGGGAGCCCGGCGCCGCCTCAGAGCGGGCTGGTCGGGGAGCCCTTCCTGATGAAGACGGGCCCCATGAAGCCTCAGCATGTCGCAGGTGCAGTGAAGAGACACCGGATGAGACTGTGA
- the LOC117738918 gene encoding MAP7 domain-containing protein 1-like isoform X7, translated as METMDYKDLGHNFEEKLTLTDKSLPLQTGPLSIQNGDKTLGKDTPTSDDSAVTDLSPKTDSNPITETPTKTDASSKTDVGPCTPGSSASPHPKKDSVSSEQRQKLAKERREERARYIAVKKTQWLEKEEKARRLRESQLEDRRRKLEEQRLKTEKRRAVLEEKQRQKLEKNKERYESAIKRSTKKTWTEIRQQRWSWAGGLNQTSRRETRSLRLSPWESRIVERLMTPTLSFLARSRSAATLLNNSDSHSHHCSRSVSASPLNASSHHHPHQNAERWRVSSASTPDITQRQRRRNSTPVDKKKKEKKDKERENEKEKNALTKDKVPKKRQLTSPATTTQRSRLETSTPKPRNRPPSPAAPKSRPLSPLVLAAASKTATGKKTSPSGTKTRPKRAQTPVRVQPQTVAAVAVETRPEPQQPDAPEEKKNSGGVPAIVVSSAPVPPPVLSPAVASGATPAAPNGEPAASAASPAAVKSAPSDAPAAAAAAAAPSTTGRPSAGTNNPEEAARVLTEKRRQAREQRDREEQERLEQEQRNRILREEAMVREAEETKRRKEEAQFMAEQQRLRDEAQQAEEEKEAQERAVAEQEENEKLQKQREEAEAKAREEAERQRLEREKHFQKEEQERLERKKRLDEIMKRTRKSDAGEKKEVKASPQVNGKDTESSTAAGSPQGPGAAVSGPVVNGVQPAAHQNGVSANGQAADFEEILQLNSGGSPAPPQSGLVGEPFLMKTGPMKPQHVAGAVKRHRMRL; from the exons CTCTTCCTCTGCAGACGGGGCCGCTGTCCATCCAGAATGGGGACAAGACTTTGGGAAAGGACACTCCGACCTCAGACGACTCAGCCGTCACAGACCTCTCCCCCAAAACAGACTCCAACCCCATAACAGAGACCCCCACCAAGACAGATGCCTCCTCCAAGACGGATGTGGGGCCCTGCACCCCGGGCAGCAGCGCCAGCCCTCACCCCAAAAAAG ATTCGGTGAGCTCAGAGCAACGACAGAAACTTGccaaggagaggagggaggaaagagccAGATACATCG CAGTGAAGAAGACGCAGtggctggagaaggaggagaaggccCGACGTCTGAGGGAGAGCCAGCTGGAAGATcgcaggaggaagctggaggaacAGAGGCTGAAGACTGAGAAACGCCGAGCTGTGCTGGAGGAAAAGCAGAGGCAGAAACTGGAAAAGAACAAG GAGAGGTATGAGTCAGCGATCAAGAGGTCGACAAAGAAGACGTGGACCGAGATCCGCCAGCAGAGGTGGTCCTGGGCGGGCGGACTCAACCAGACCTCCCGCAGAGAAA CCCGCAGCCTGCGTCTGAGCCCCTGGGAGAGCCGCATCGTGGAGCGGCTCATGACGCCCACTCTGTCCTTCCTGGCCCGCAGTCGCAGCGCCGCCACCCTCCTCAACAACAGCGACTCCC ACTCTCACCACTGCTCCCGTTCAGTCTCCGCCAGCCCGCTGAACGCCTCCTCCCATCACCACCCGCACCAGAACGCCGAGCGCTGGAGGGTCTCCTCCGCCAGCACGCCGGACATCACCCAGCGCCAACGCCGGCGGAATTCCACACCG gtggacaaaaagaagaaagagaagaaagacaaggagagggagaatgaaaaagagaagaacGCGCTCACAAAAGACAAAGTGCCAAAGAAGAGACAGCTGACATCACCCGCCACCACGACCCAGAGATCCAGGCTAGAGACCAG CACCCCGAAGCCCAGAAACAGACCTCCGTCACCGGCCGCCCCCAAAAGTCGGCCCCTGTCCCCCCTGGTGTTGGCGGCGGCCTCCAAGACCGCGACGGGCAAGAAGACGTCTCCCTCCGGCACCAAGACCCGGCCCAAACGAGCCCAGACGCCCGTCAGGGTTCAGCCCCAGACGGTCGCCGCGGTCGCTGTGGAAACGCGCCCCGAACCCCAGCAGCCCGACGCgccagaggagaaaaaga ACTCTGGTGGCGTTCCTGCCATCGTGGTGTCCTCTGCACCGGTTCCACCTCCTGTGCTCAGCCCGGCGGTGGCATCAGGGGCCACTCCAGCTGCTCCAAACGGAGAGCCGGCGGCCTCAGCTGCTTCTCCCGCCGCCGTGAAGTCTGCTCCTTCTGATGcacccgccgccgccgccgccgccgctgctccCTCCACCACCGGCAGGCCGTCAGCAGGCACCAACAACCCAGAGGAGGCAGCTCGCGTCCTGACAGAGAAACGCAGGCAAGCCCGGGAGcagcgagacagagaggagcaggagcgtCTGGAGCAGGAGCAAAGGAACAG GATCCTCCGGGAGGAGGCGATGGTCCGGGAGGCGGAGGAGACAAAgcgcaggaaggaggaggcccAATTCATGGCCGAACAGCAGCGTCTCCGGGACGAAGCCCAGCaagctgaggaggagaaggaggcgcaGGAGAGAGCCGTGGCCGAGCAGGAGGAGAACGAGAAGCTGCAGAAACAG AGGGAGGAGGCTGAAGCCAAAGCTCGCGAGGAGGCCGAGCGTCAGCGcctggagagggagaaacacttccagaaagaggagcaggagcgcctggagaggaagaag CGCCTTGATGAGATCATGAAGAGGACCCGGAAGAGCGACGCCGGAGAAAAG AAGGAGGTCAAAGCTTCTCCACAGGTCAACGGCAAGGACACGGAGTCCAGTACGG CGGCCGGAAGCCCGCAGGGTCCCGGCGCCGCCGTGTCTGGCCCCGTCGTGAACGGCGTGCAGCCCGCCGCTCACCAGAACGGCGTCTCGGCCAACGGACAGGCGGCCGACTTCGAAGAGATCCTCCAGCTGAACAGCGGCGGGAGCCCGGCGCCGCCTCAGAGCGGGCTGGTCGGGGAGCCCTTCCTGATGAAGACGGGCCCCATGAAGCCTCAGCATGTCGCAGGTGCAGTGAAGAGACACCGGATGAGACTGTGA